The Anolis carolinensis isolate JA03-04 chromosome 2, rAnoCar3.1.pri, whole genome shotgun sequence genome has a window encoding:
- the firrm gene encoding FIGNL1-interacting regulator of recombination and mitosis isoform X5, whose product MTMKNHIQTMVLVLEALTGCVRHICGLQETLPLDYVHSLPLSILHIIKKTYIHCKNSESLYSEYFCLFSDLLQSLFKEAYALQKQIMEMIEIVSVNSCAADESVAVMVSVIHILLEICSAVSSIDRALHANTWKFIIRQSLKHKSQIKNSLKHSDILCSLCEDILFSFQSCLQLAEQMKCSGTQESTDYKLFQRMNKLCRFFANSLQHYTKEFASFLVDSCSLLHQTYLQIHSRFPPSLHAPVISKSHQDEMARGFLVTLDSLLSLLVSFRPFVEVVLSKTPDLPPELYFPQCRLLLSVMDTLPCQPQDVQTIWNTGSQFPKEIPRMTLLSALFHSLQQCSGELSLPVLSPGMMETEQDKSTFYHYVCIHLCAFITTFSVSHFHLLECSLLETILGSNTITALLAMDAWCFLARFETADLCAHHTFIIAHLLKVCPAESYQATLLGVLLRRLLFLMTAEHQVKFADKFPPKDTENLQLWQHLSLQALTPLLRPQVAREIFVVGFTQCQEWLNSGRSLDEFPQVNIAFSALLSVCQTSGETLEPKQRLALLGTLGQFVAVLHATEVSSLSHLQHGCCLIFRLLQLFIQMLEPQLLIQILALQTSLIQLNPSDHILIAILDFLSSVGKTFIVPDFQGQILPELCSLFATLLANNNWIIQQHAIEVFTQFAEEVQSKQIGALTNSWDMKRIKETSHEDILPQCLKSEEIKSKVVIFLSKTVDIEEPAEAQAERMKKENALLSSSHLGETTEERQSDLILEPSPKRICYSPSEVQYTSAIDSAERTLEVLKQLLQKGPPPIWLAKKLDTLQVTLSNLRKTIS is encoded by the exons ATGACAATGAAAAACCATATACAG ACTATGGTTCTTGTGCTGGAAGCATTAACAGGCTGTGTGCGACACATCTGTGGTTTACAGGAAACTTTGCCATTAGATTATGTCCACAGTCTTCCCCTCTCTATTCTTCATATAATCAAGAAGACTTACATACACTGCAAG AACAGCGAGTCATTGTACAGTGAATATTTCTGCTTGTTTTCTGATTTgctccagtctctgtttaaagagGCCTATGCTTTGCAAAAGCAGATCATGGAAATGATTGAGATCGTATCTGTGAACTCCTGTGCTGCTGATGAGAGTGTAGCAGTTATGGTATCAG TGATTCACATTCTGCTGGAGATCTGTTCTGCTGTTTCCAGCATAGATCGTGCGCTTCATGCAAATACATGGAAGTTCATCATCAG ACAAAGTCTCAAGCACAAGTCACAGATAAAGAACAGCTTGAAACATTCTGATATCTTATGCAGCCTTTGTGAAGACATCCTGTTTTCTTTCCAGTCTTGTTTGCAGTTGGCTGAGCAGATGAAGTGTTCTGGAACTCAG GAAAGCACAGATTACAAATTGTTCCAGAGGATGAACAAACTATGTAGATTTTTTGCTAATTCTCTGCAGCATTACACCAAG GAGTTTGCTTCTTTCCTGGTGGATTCCTGCTCTCTGCTTCATCAGACATACCTTCAAATACACAG CAGGTTTCCTCCAAGTCTTCATGCCCCTGTGATTTCCAAGTCTCATCAGGATGAAATGGCAAGGGGATTCCTTGTGACATTGGACTCTCTTCTCAGTCTGCTGGTTTCCTTTAGGCCTTTCGTTGAAGTGGTATTAAGTAAAACTCCAG ATCTCCCTCCTGAGCTGTACTTTCCACAGTGTCGACTTCTGCTTTCTGTAATGGACACATTGCCATGTCAGCCCCAGGATGTGCAAACCATTTGGAACACAGGAAGTCAGTTTCCAAAAGAAATTCCCAG AATGACCTTGCTTTCAGCCCTCTTTCATAGTCTTCAGCAGTGCTCTGGCGAGCTATCCCTTCCTGTCCTCTCTCCAGGAATGATGGAAACAGAGCAAGACAAAAGCACCTTTTACCACTACGTCTGCATCCATCTGTGTGCCTTTATCACAACATTCTCTGTATCACATTTTCATCTACTG GAATGCTCCTTGTTGGAGACCATACTTGGTTCTAATACAATCACTGCTCTCCTGGCTATGGATGCTTGGTGTTTCCTTGCTAG GTTTGAAACAGCCGATCTGTGTGCTCACCATACATTTATAATAGCACATTTG TTAAAAGTTTGTCCTGCTGAGAGTTACCAAGCCACTCTGCTAGGGGTCTTATTACGCCGTTTGCTCTTTTTGATGACCGCTGAACACCAG GTCAAGTTTGCTGATAAATTTCCTCCTAAAGATACAGAGAACCTGCAGCTATGGCAGCATCTTTCTCTCCAAGCCCTTACTCCTCTGCTTAGGCCACAGGTTGCCCGTGAGATTTTTGTAGTGGGATTTACACAATGTCAGGAGTGGTTGAACAGTGGAAGATCTTTAGATGAATTTCCACAAGTG AACATTGCTTTCTCTGCTTTGCTGTCTGTTTGCCAGACTTCTGGAGAGACGCTGGAGCCAAAACAACGTTTAGCTCTGCTTGGAACCCTTGGCCAGTTCGTGGCAGTTCTACATGCCACAGAG GTGTCCAGTCTGTCCCATCTACAGCACGGCTGTTGCTTGATATTTCGACTTCTGCAGCTCTTCATCCAGATGTTAGAGCCCCAGTTACTAATCCAG ATACTTGCACTGCAAACATCCCTCATCCAGCTGAATCCCTCAGATCATATTCTCATTGCAATCTTAGATTTTCTCTCTTCagtggggaaaacctttattgtaCCAGATTTCCAG GGACAGATTCTGCCTGAACTATGTAGTTTGTTTGCTACATTGCTGGCCAACAACAACTGGATAATTCAACAGCATGCTATAGAGGTGTTCACTCAGTTTGCAGAG GAGGTGCAATCGAAACAGATTGGAGCCCTCACCAATAGCTGGGACATGAAACGGATCAAG GAAACAAGCCATGAGGATATTCTTCCCCAGTGTCTTAAGTCTGAagaaatcaaaagcaaagttgttATTTTCCTCTCAAAG ACTGTCGATATTGAGGAACCAGCAGAAGCACAAGCAGAACGGATGAAAAAGGAAAATGCTCTTCTCAGCAGCTCCCACTTAGGGGAGACCACAGAAGAGAGGCAAAGCGACCTGATTTTAGAG CCCTCCCCCAAGAGGATCTGCTATTCACCCAGTGAGGTGCAGTACACATCGGCCATTGACTCTGCTGAAAGAACACTGGAGGTGCTAAAGCAGCTGCTGCAAAAGGGTCCGCCCCCCATTTGGCTTGCAAAGAAATTAGACACATTACAGGTGACGCTGAGCAACTTAAGGAAGACCATAAGTTGA